From a region of the Enterobacter sp. JBIWA008 genome:
- a CDS encoding YnbE family lipoprotein gives MKKMAGALTVAALLTGCTPRIEVAAPKEPITINMNVKIEHEIHIKVDKDVETLLKSRSDLF, from the coding sequence ATGAAAAAGATGGCTGGTGCGCTCACCGTTGCCGCGCTACTGACAGGCTGTACGCCGCGCATTGAAGTCGCTGCGCCAAAGGAGCCGATTACCATCAATATGAATGTCAAAATTGAACATGAGATCCATATCAAGGTCGATAAAGACGTTGAAACTCTGCTGAAATCGCGCAGCGATCTGTTCTGA
- a CDS encoding YdbL family protein yields the protein MKRLALILLALGMNVQAAALTLNDARAQGRVGETLSGYLAPIQQDAETLALVNRINAARTENYQKLADSNNLPVDEVAKMAGQKLVARAQPGEYVKGINGKWLKK from the coding sequence ATGAAACGATTAGCTCTGATTTTACTGGCGCTGGGGATGAACGTGCAGGCGGCTGCGCTGACCTTAAACGACGCCCGGGCGCAGGGGCGCGTGGGGGAAACCCTCAGCGGCTATCTTGCCCCGATTCAACAGGACGCGGAAACGCTGGCGCTGGTCAATCGTATCAATGCGGCGCGCACGGAAAACTATCAGAAGCTGGCTGACAGCAATAATTTGCCGGTCGATGAAGTGGCCAAAATGGCAGGTCAAAAACTGGTTGCCCGCGCGCAGCCGGGCGAGTATGTGAAGGGCATTAACGGAAAATGGCTTAAAAAGTAG